The window CCCGACGGCGACACCCCGGCGAAGTTCGACCTGAACGTCGACCTGAGCGAGCGCTTCGACGACCGCGGCCGACCCGCCGGGATGACCGGCGAACTCACCTACGCCGTCGACCTGTTCGACCACGCGACCGTCGAGCTGATCGCCGAGCGCTTCGGCCGCGTCCTCGACACCCTGACCGCCGACCCCGCCCAGCGGGTGGACCAGGTCTCGCTGCTGTCGGCCGCGGAGCGGGAGCAGGCGCTGCACGTCTGGAACGACACCGCCCACCCGGTCCCGCCCACGACGCTGCCCGCGCTCTTCCAGGCCCAGGCGGCCCGTACCCCCGAGGGCACCGCGGTCGTCTTCGACGACACCGCCCTGACCTACCGCGAGCTCAATGCCCGTGCCAACCGGCTCGCCCACCACCTGATCGACGACGGAGTCGGTCCGGAGGACGTGGTGGCCCTGGCGCTGCCGCGGTCGGTCGAACTCATCGTGGCGATGCTCGGCGTGGTCAAGGCGGGCGCGGCCTATCTGCCGATCGACGCCGACTACCCGGTGGAACGGGTGCGGTTCATGATCGAGGACGCGAAGCCGTCGTACGTGGTGACGCTTCAGGGCATCGCGGAACGCCTGCCGGCCGACGCGCCCCTTCTGGTCCTCGACGACCCGGCCACTTCGCGGAGGCTGACCGCGGACCCGGCGTCGGACCACGACCCGACCGACGCGGACCGCACCACCCCGCTGACCCCCGCGCACCCCGCCTACGTCATCTACACCTCCGGATCCACCGGAACCCCCAAGGGCGTGGTGATGCCGCACCGCGGCATCACCAACTTCATCACCGTCCACCGCGAGTCGGTCTTCGCCGCCGCCGCGGTGTCCCCGCCCGGTCGGCCCCTGCGCGTCGCCCTGACCAACTCCATATCCTTCGACGCCTGCTGGGACCAGCTCTCGGGCCTGATGGAGGGTCATGAGCTGCATGTCGTCAGCACGGAGGTGCTCTCCGACAACGGCCTGCTCGCGGCGTGGCTGGACGAACACGACGTCGACTTCCTCGAACTGACCCCCTCCCACATGGCCTCCGCCGTGGCGGGCGGTCTGTTCGACGGCCGACGCCGGCCGGCGCTGCTCGTGGTCGGCGGCGAGGCCGTCCCCGACGCGCTCTGGGAATGGCTCGGGGCACTGGGCGACGGCACCCGCAGCTTCAGCTTCTACGGGCCAACGGAGTGCACGGTCTACCAGGTCTTCGCCGAGCCCCGTGCCACACCGAGGCCGGTCCTCGGCCGGACCACGTTCAACATGCGGACCTTCGTCCTCGACGACGCTCTGCAGCCGGTCCCGCCCGGAGTGACGGGGGAGCTGTACGTGGCGGGTGCCGGCCTGGCGCGCGGGTACCTCGGCCGTGCGGCGCTGACCGCGGAACGGTTCGTGGCCTGCCCGTTCGGCGCGCCGGGGGAACGGATGTACCGGACCGGCGACCTGGCCCGCCGGCGCGCCGACGGCACCCTCGAGTTCGCCGGCCGGGCCGACGACCAGGTGAAGATCCGGGGCTTCCGGATCGAGATCGGCGAGGTCGAGGCGGCGCTGGGCGGGCATCCCGGCGTCGCCCGGGCCGCGGTCGTGGTCCATGAGGGCGCCCCTGGCGACAAGCGTCTGGTCGGCTATGTGGTGCCTGGGCCGGGCCAGGACCCGGAACAGCGCGCCCAGTTGCCCGCCCTGCTCAGACGGCACGTCGCCGGGATCCTGCCGGAGTACCTGGTACCGGCGGCGGTCATGGTGCTGGACCGGCTGCCGTCGACGCCCAACGGCAAGCTGGATCGCAGGGCCCTGCCGGCCCCGGACTACGCGGCCGTCTCCACCCACCGCGCCCCGACCACGGCGCGGGAGGAGATCCTGTGCACCGCGTTCGCCGAGGTACTGGACCTGCCCGCGGTCGGTGTCGACGACAACTTCTTCGACCTCGGTGGTCACTCCCTGCTGGCGACCCGGCTGGTCGCCCGCGTCCGGTCCCTGCTCGGAGCCGAGCTCGCCATCCGCACCCTCTTCGAGAACCCCACCGTCGCCGCCCTGGCCGCTGCGCTGACCGGGGCCGGTGCCGGGCCTTCGCGTCCGGCGGTGCAGGCCGCGGTGCGCCCGGACCCGATGCCGCTCTCGTTCGCGCAGCAACGGCTGTGGATCGTCAACCAGTTGGAGGGGCCGAGCGCGACGTACAACATGCCGTTGGTGCTGAGCCTGTCCGGAACGCTGGACCGGGGCGCACTGGAGGCGGGACTCCGTGACGTGGTGGGGCGGCACGAGAGTCTGCGGACGGTCTTTCCGGCACCCGAGGGCGAGCCGTTCCAGCGGATCGTGCCCGCCGACGAGGTCGTACTGCCCATCGTGTGGTCCGACGCCGAAGCCGACCGGGTTGCGGAACTGGTGGCCGAGGCGGAGGGGTACGTATTCGATCTGGCCGCCGAGATTCCCGTGCACGCCCGGGGGTTCTCGGTGGGCCCGGACGAGCATGTGCTGGCCCTCGTGCTGCACCACATCGCCTGTGACGGCTGGTCGGCGGGCCCGCTGGGCCGGGATCTCGCGGCCGCCTACGCCGCGCGCGTCGGCGGCACGGCGCCGAAGTGGGACGAACTGCCCGTCCAGTACGCCGACTACGCCCTGTGGCAGCGCGAACTGCTCGGCTCCGTAAGCGATTCCGGCAGCCCGGCGGCCCGGCAGGCGATGTTCTGGCGCGGCGCGCTGGCGGGGCTGCCGGACGTATTGCCCCTGCCCCTCGACCGGCCGCGCCCTGCGGTGGCCAGCCACCGGGGTGCCGAAGTGCCCGTGGCGATCGGCGCGGACGCGCACGGACGGGGCGACGAGCTGGCCCGCCAGGCCGGGGTGACGCCGTTCATGGTGATGCAGGCGGCGCTGTCGGTGCTGCTGTCGCGGTGGGGCGCCGGGACGGACATCCCGCTCGGCACGCCCTTGGCCGGGCGCGGTGACGAGGCGCTGCACGACTTGGTCGGGTTCTTCATCAACACCGTGGTCCTGCGCACCGATCTCTCGGGAGATCCGACCTTCCGTGAGGTGTTGACCCGGGTCCGGGAGACGGACCTGGCGGTGTTCGAGCACCAGGATCTGCCCTTCGAGCGGTTGGTGGAGATCCTGGACCCGCCCCGGTCCCTGGCCCGCCACCCCTTGTTCCAGGTGAACCTTTCCTTCGACAGCGCGGCCGGCGTCTCCTTCGGCCTGCCGGGGCTGCAGGTCGACGAACTGGTGGTCCCGGGCAGGGAGTCGGCCAAGTTCGACCTGAACTTCCTGCTGCGAGGCGTGTACGGAGCGGACGGGCGGCCGGAGGGGATCGAGGGTGTCATCGAGTACGCCACCGACCTGTTCGACCACGCCACGATCCAGACGCTGGCCGGGCGCTTCGCCCAGCTGTTCCAGGACCTGGTCACCGACCCCGACCAGTCCGTCGGCCCGGCCGAAGCCCAGCAACCGCCGCCGCCCCTGAGAGGGCCCGGTCCCGGAAAGCGGCGGGTGCTGATCGGTTCGCGTCCGCCGCGGGACTGAGGTTGTCGCACATGGTCTTCGACGGCCGCCGATGGAACGTACTTCGAAGCTTTCCGCATCTCCGAAAAGTTGGGCGAACGCATGCCGAAAATCCCTAGTACCGAGGCGAAGCCGCCCTCACTGTTGCGCCACCGCAACTTCGCCCTGCTGTGGGCCGGCCAGTCGGCCTCGCTCTTCGGTACCCAGATCACCTATGTCGCGATGCCGCTGACCGCCGTCCTGCTGCTCAACGCGACGCCGCTGGAAGCGGGGGCGCTCGTCGCCCTCGAAACGCTGCCGTTCCTGCTGTTCGGCCTCTTCGTCGGCGTGCTGCTGGACCGTCGGGCACGCCGTTCCGTGATGATCGTCGCCGACGTCGTACGTGCGGCGGCCCTGGCCTGGATCCCTGTCGGGCACGCGCTCGATGTGCTGAACATCGGTCAGCTGCTCGTCGTGGTCTTCGTCGTCGGCGTGATGACCGTGTTCCACGACCTCGCGTACCAGTCCTATGTGCCCGGTCTGGTCGGCCGGGACCGGCTCCCCGAGGCGAACGGGAAGCTTGAGCTCTCGGGCTCGATGGCGCAGGTCGCCGGGCCGGGCGCGGCGGGGCTGCTGGTCTCCGCACTCGGCGCACCGGCGGCGATCGCGGTGGACGCGGTGAGCTATCTCCTGTCCTTCTTCACGGCGGCGGGACTTCCGGCCGACGAAGCCCCGAAGCCGCAGCCCGGTGCGTCGGCGCTCTCGGTCCGCGCCGCGATCCGTGAGGGCTTCGCCGTGATCTGGAGGCAGCCGCTGCTGCGCTGGTTCACCACCGCCGCGGTGATCATCAACCTGTTCTCCGGCGCGCTGATGTCGGTGTTCTTCCTCTACTTGATCCGGGTGCTCGAGATGGGCTCGACGCAGGTCGGCCTGATCGTCGCGATCGGCAGCGTGGGTGCGCTGATCGGCGCCCTCCTGGTCGGCCGACTGACCGAACGGTTCGGGGTCGGGCCGACGCTGATCCTGACGATGGCGTTGCCCGGCCTCGGCTACCTCGTCCTCGCGGCCGTGCACGGCAACTCGGTGGCGGTGATCGCCGTCGTGGCGGCCGCCTCCTTCGTCGTCCAGTTCAGCGTGCCCGTCTTCAACGTGACGGTGATCAGTTTCCGGCAGGTCACCACCCCGGACGAGCTGCTCGGGCGGGTGAACGCCACGGCGCGTACCTGTGCCCTGGGCGCGTTCTCGCTCGGCTCGCTGCTCGGCGGTGCGTTCGCGTCCGGGGTCGGGCTGCGGACGGCCGTCGTGGTGGGTGCCAGTGGGACGTTCATGGCCGCCCTGGCTCTGCTGTTCTCGCCCGTGCGCGCGGTACGCCGCCTCGACGCGCTGCCCGCCGACACCGCTTCGCCCTCCGCGCCGGTGTCCGCATGACCACTCAGGAGTACACATCATGACTACGACATCGACGTCCCTGGACGTCCCGATGCAGGAGGAGGGCTACCAGCTCTCTCCGCAGCAGCTCGCCCGCTCGAACGAGGCCGGGAGCACGGCGGTCCGCACGGTCCGCACCGCCGCACGGATCCCGGTGCCGGTCCTGCAGACGCGGATCGCGGCGGCGGTCGCCGCGCACGAGATCCTGCGCACGCGGTACACCGAGCTTGCGGGGCTTCGCACCCTCGTCCAGGTCGTCGATCCGGTGGGTCCGGTCGCGATCGAGCAGGCGGGGCCGGAACGCACCGTGCTCCGGGCCGGCGCGCTGACCGTCGAGCACGAACTCGGTCCGGATGGCACGCTGCTG of the Streptomyces sp. NBC_00287 genome contains:
- a CDS encoding MFS transporter, with protein sequence MPKIPSTEAKPPSLLRHRNFALLWAGQSASLFGTQITYVAMPLTAVLLLNATPLEAGALVALETLPFLLFGLFVGVLLDRRARRSVMIVADVVRAAALAWIPVGHALDVLNIGQLLVVVFVVGVMTVFHDLAYQSYVPGLVGRDRLPEANGKLELSGSMAQVAGPGAAGLLVSALGAPAAIAVDAVSYLLSFFTAAGLPADEAPKPQPGASALSVRAAIREGFAVIWRQPLLRWFTTAAVIINLFSGALMSVFFLYLIRVLEMGSTQVGLIVAIGSVGALIGALLVGRLTERFGVGPTLILTMALPGLGYLVLAAVHGNSVAVIAVVAAASFVVQFSVPVFNVTVISFRQVTTPDELLGRVNATARTCALGAFSLGSLLGGAFASGVGLRTAVVVGASGTFMAALALLFSPVRAVRRLDALPADTASPSAPVSA